GTCTTAGCCAAGTGGGCTCTCCAAGCTCTGAGCATGGAGGTTGCTCTCACACAACCAATTGCTCTGAACCTCAGACAGTTGAAAGCTGGTGCCAAGCTAGCATCACACCTGACTGAGTGCCCACAGGGCCTCACAGCGCTGCTGCGTGAAGGGGCCCTGGGTGTTTTACTGGAGCTGCTCCACGCAGACCACTTATCTTCCACTCTGAAGCTGTGTATCTTTAGAGCTCTGGACGCTCTGACTAGCGCTCCTGCTGGTGTGGAAGCTTTCCTACACGCAGGAGAGTCGGAGAAGAGTGGATATCAGGTAAGCAATGATGAACAAGTACAGAATCTTCCAAATCGTTTCTCTGTTTACAGTACACAATATATTCAGGTTTTCCACTTCATTATTTAACATTGGACTCCAGTTGGATTTTCCTTAGAGCTAGAGAACCAAAATCCAATGAAAATTCTTGATCTTCAATTTCTTTTTGAATGCAGCACATATTTAATTGATTCTGTTATTTACCTAGAAGCTAGTCCACCTCACAGCCCACCCTTGACAATTGcagaaaacaaacctgtgtAGAAACACTGACTAGTAGAAGAAACAGTATAAAGATTGATCACTGCTTTATGTCCTTCTCAGCATTTAGTCCAGCTGTTCCTACGTGAAGAAACCGTGAGGGTCATAACTGCTGGCAATGCCATATTACAGAAGAGTCACATGTACGAGGTACTGGTCGACCTTCAgaatacagcagcagcatggagtGAAACACACCAGGTACatagatgcacacacaggtATGTTTGAAACGCCAGAGTACATATATTTCTGTATTGATCGCAGCTATCATCCACaggaggacatggaggaggccgacAGCCCCATGGAGGAGGAGCCATCGCTAGCCTACCCCCCTGTGTGCGAAGCAGAGCTCGATAGGTTGGCAGGGGTTCTTGAAGAGTTGCATCACCTGCTAGAGACGGCCCCTTACTGCATGGTGCAGCCGCCTGGAAAAGCTTTCCCAACTTCTGCAAGGATAACGGGACCACAGGAGAGAGACGATCCATATCCAGCACTGTATAGGTACATATTTACCTGCTGACCCTACAACCTACACAATGCAGAAACTCAGACACGCAGTTGAATGTTGTGACTCGTTGATTAGATTTATAATattgctctttcttttttctcaggTATATGCATGCGTGCCATTTCTTGGAGAGCACGACAGTTGTGTTGTCGGCAGCTGCTGCGGCTGGGCACGTAGGTGTTACTCAAGCAGTCAGAGAGGTCCTGCGCTTCCTGTCGCTCACCCAGCCAggtctgctcttcctcctcgccCAGCCCAGCCCCACCAACCTGCTGCTGCGTCTTCTGGCATCGATGTCTGACGCCGAGAGCGAGGAGAGCACTTTGACCGGTGGAGAGGGAGCTCTCACCGGGCCCGGGTTCGGGGAAGAGGGCTTCGGCGTGTGGTTAATGCAGGCGCTGCATGCTCTGCAGGGTGTGTCAGAGCTCATGAGCCATGTGGccacaggaggagaggggggagctgggCTGGAGGAAGGTGACAATGCAGAGGTACTGGGGTTGCTGCATGCGCTCTACCTGATGACCTTCACTCAGACCGGTCGCAGTGCTGTGGCCCACATTTGTAGCCTGGACAACAACCTCTCCTGTCTGGTGACCCTGCTCCAGCACCACAGCAAAGATGGACAGGGGTACAGCTGTTGTCTTCTTCGCCTTttgttcctcttcatcactttgCACTGGTGTCTGATTATGTTTCCActgtttttgtcttcttctcttttagTGAAGCGAAGGCTCGCAAAGCAGTGACATATAATTATGCCTGTATGCTGGTGTTACTTGTGGTGCAGGGCTCTAATGAACTGAGGATGATGGAACAGTTTGCTTCTCCACTGCTCTCCTTAGCCAAGGCTGATGACACCAATGCCAAGTTACAAGGTAACTATCGCTAATGTAGACCTAGTTATCATGTCATATAAGAAGgttttgttgtgaatgtgtctttcttttattcttcaGAGCTCAGTAAATGGTTGGAGCCTCTCGAAAAACTTCGCTTTGAGATCGGCAGCATTCCCACCCTCCTAGAATACATTAAACAGGTACAGATCTCACTCAGTAAACATCCTGCTGAAGTAAAGCAACATTTCACTATGTTTTCACTTCGTCTTTCAGTCTCTTATATTCCCTGGAGACAATCCTAATACTTCCTGAGTGATAAATCTCAGTTGTCAGTGTTTGGGTGGCTGCCAGTGATTTGTCTACAACATTGAGTTCTTTCTTTGAAGGAATCAAAGCCTCTCACATAACCCGAACCACCAGGGACTGGCCTCTCtaagtaaaatcatttttattcagcTGATATTTATAGAGCTCATTCAATATTATCATCAGAGGAAAATGGAGCATTTTTGTCACCACGTAAAAAAACTGTTCAGCTGGCAGGGTGGCTCATATTCCCCTAACGTACATAGGAATGCAAACTTTATAAACAACAAAACTGTTAACAAAGCAAGAAGTTACACACTAAACTGTGTGTTCTCAACTCATCCTGCTTCTGAACTGCAAAATCATCAGTTATATTACCTTGGAATGCAGCACTTCACTGACAAGTCTGAACAACTCCAACATGTACCTGTTCCGTAGCATGTTTGAGTCCAGGCTATATACAAATAATGATTGCTGTgatttttaaagatgtattttctcttccattcagaatgtggaaaatgtgttgaCTGCTGACGGAACTGGTCTTGTCACTGCGCTCAGGGTTCTCGGTCACATTGCCAGCCCCCCTCCTGCCGTCGAAGGTAAAGGACACAAagcatggttttatttttcaaggtGTTCATTGAATCTCAAAATAAGCTGCTCTGTAACTACACTTCTGGTCTTCTCTATCGTACACATTTCTCACCATGTCGCCTCCTTTCTGCAGGTCAGCAGAGGGATCTCAAGTGGAGTCTCGCAGGGGTTCAGCTGTTCTCAGGCGAGGGTCTGGATACGTGTGTGCGTATCCTGCAGAAGCTGTGCAGCGTGTTGCTGCAGCCATGGCGTGTGCACGGACACATGGGCCCCACGCCGCAACGCTGCATGATCCTCAGTATATGCATCAGCACGCTCAGGTTGTTGCGCACCATGTTGACAGAGCTCCTCCGCCGGGGAGCCTTTCAGTTCAGGGACACTCGTGTTGCCAGTGTGTTGGTGACGCTCCACATGATTGTTTGCTCCATCCCTGCGTCTGGACGTCTGGACGGGGAGGAGACCAGAGTGCAGGCTTTAATTGTGGATGTGCTGCTCACCTTCACACAGGGTGTCAATGAGAAGGTGTGTGACTGAGGGAGGACGAAGGCTTTTTGTTTAACCAATCAATACAACTCAGAAAGTGTCACTGGGCATCATTTTTctgagacaatgtgtgtgtttgctgcaggtgACTCATACAGAAGAGACTCTGGCCAGTAACACTTGGTCACTGATGCTGAAGGAGGTGCTGGGCTCACTGCTGAAAGCCCCTGAAGGTCTGTTCTCTGGTCTGACGCTGCTGTCTGAGCTCCTGCCTCTGCCACTCCCGATGCAGAGCACTCAGGTACCTCATCTCACTCCTACCCCTCTACCTGCTTATCTGTTTGGTACATAAGAATGATTGTGTTGACATACTGCTGTCTCCGTAGGTGATATCAGTCCAAGATGTGGCTGTAGCTTTAAACACAAGGAAGCTGTGGAGCATGCACATACGGGCGCAGTGGAAAGTGTTTTCTGAGgcgctgaggtgtgtgtgtggaactaCATGCCCTCCTCTCTTAGCCATGCTGAGGAGAGTGTTCGTTCAACTGGCAGACCTGTCTTCACCCACTGCGACGCTCATCATGAAGAccctggtggagctgctgctggaggagctgcagccgtGAGTgaagcacattcacacactaaGTTAATTGTGATTATGCTGTTAATTGTGTTTTAACTGAATAATGTGTGCTAACTGCAGGGTGGAGGGGAAAGGTGTGTGCTGGGTCCAGGCCCTCCGTCTGCTTTCTTTGATGGATGCCCTGGTGTCACAGAGAGCTTGTAAGAGCGCAGCATTACACCTCCTCTCTGGGGCGGTGTCTGGAGATGAACAACTGGCCGATCTGTTCCCATTGCTTCTGCCACTGTTGGTTCCTCCCACCGGCCCCTGcttacaacagcagcagtgcagcGAACTAGTGGGGACAATATTACAGTCACTGTGTGACCAAGTAAGTAATGAAGTGCACATGAAGGCAAACAACGTAACGTCCATATAGGGAGAGGAAtaaaacagataataaaaatcTCTGTCTTCATCAGGACATTTCTTTGGTGATATCTCCACCTGGTGAAAGCTGTGTGTCTGAGGTCGAGCAGCTAGCCAATGCACTTCCGGGGCgagagatgatgtcatcagtgtgCAATGCCTTGTTAGAGGTTTTGGGGAATGCAGAGAGCAgcgtccctctcctcctcacctctctcagGACTTTGACATTCTTCACAGAGCACGACTATGGACTTTACCACTTCAAAGTGTAAATGACaatgtttccttcatgtttctTGGAATAACCATTGTTTCCTGTAATGATTACTTTTAGATTCTTCTCTAAGTCAAACGAGCCGTTGGTGACGGTTCATCTTTCTTTCAGTGCTCTGAAGAAACATGGTGCGGCTCTGTGCTCGCTCTTAAAGAGGCTGGTGTGTGCATTTAACAAGGACTCAGCAGATCTGCTCTCAGCTCTGCTGGACTTCCTCAGACAGATCCTCAACACAGATGCAATGGTAAGTACTTGGCTCTATGTCTAAATAAGTAGTTGTTACAtaaggaaaaacacaagagcTTTATTCTCTCATAGATTTTCCTACGTTCTGTGatagttaataataataataattttattgttgGATCTGTCTGTTCTAATTCAGTGTGTTGACGAGGCTCAGGGGTCTGGTGAAGAGACTTCCTTCTCCCATGCTCCACGGTTTCTGTCCGGCTCTGAGATGAAAGCTCTGCTGCAGTGGGAGGAGTCTGAGTCACATCCGCTCCCGACTTTGGAGAAACAGATTACGGTACAAATGATGCATGTATGGTTTTTTAATTAGGGTTGGTGAGGCCTTGAcattaaactgtgtgtttttctgtagaAACTTTCTAAAGAAGATGAATCACTGGAGGCCATGTTGGAAAATGTGATTGTTCTGAGGCAGACGCTGGAGACGGCCACCGACACACCTCCAGCTGCTGACACTGAGCCCACTCTGCCGGCTCCTGAGACACTCGGGGCCCAATTTAACCACAGGTTCTGTCTCTGGTTGACACAAAATTACATTGACAaagatttttgtgtgtgtgtgtgtgtgtgtgtgtgtatgtatatcaAGTTTTTGAGATCTTTGTCCTTAAAGTCATCCACCACAGTGAAAGCATGTACAATCCCAGTAAaggaaaatgacaaaataatctAATCAAATATTCATAACAAAATGGCTTTTAGTACAAAAGCTTTCTTTGAAACTAGAGCTAACCCGACTAATCATAACCTTTGTGCGTTTTTATCTGCAGGACTGTGTTTATCCTGTCAGAAGCTCTGGATGAGCAGCTGAAGGCTCTGTGGTTCTCTCCCTTCCAAACTGATGACATAGAAGCAGACCTTGACATGGTTAGTGTGCTTGTATACATACAGTGCATGTGCAAAGATCTCATGAGACCTTGAAAAGGCTTCACAATTACAGAAAAAAGTATCATCtgattcattttgtgtgttattaATCACATGTTATTACTTCCTGTAGAAACACTGTTTTTGCACTTTGCacattatcttttcttttctagtGCAATGTTTTTCAAAGCAAGAGCATAATAACAATGTATAGTTTAAAAGCTACAAACAACATGGTTAAACAGGAGTACAACATTACAACAAGAACATGAATTTTGGCAGTAAAATTTGAAACTAAATAAAGCTGAGTCAAATACTACAAATATATTATAAACACAATAAGATCAACACTGGCAAAAACAAGCAAACTGGAAAATGTCTTCTCTTCTTATAAATTCAAACAgataattaatatattattgCCACACTTCTACAGTGACAGACCAAAAGAAAGCGGCCTTGTTTGGTTCAAACAAAaagtttctttctctcacacgaTAGCTTCCGTTCTTAAGTTTCTTTTaagtttgtgttgtgaaatCACTTAATGATTCAGCTGTTTAGattttggaaaatgaaaatggtGACAGATGATCACCTACAGTGTGGGGGCACAGTGTTTACCGGTcacccctctcttctctctatGTGGAAGGTGAAGGTGGATCTGGTGGGTCTGGCTCAGGCGTGTTGTCCAGAACTGGACCTGAAGGCAGAGCTGGAGCGCTCCTTCCTGTCTGAGCCGTCTTCTCCTGGTCACGCCAAGGCCACAAAAGGCTTTAGACTCGGCAAACACAAGCATGAGACGTTCATCACATCAAGGTTCAGGTTCAGTGTTTGGCTCATGTCACTTTAATATCCATAAACTTTTTCACAGAATCTTCAATGAACATACTAAGTGTCATTACATGTGTGTCCCTGCAGCGGTAAATCCGATTACACCGAGCCTGCCAAACGAGCCCACATCATGGCTGCTCCACGTGGCCGCGGAGGTCGAGGAGGGTTTGGACAAAATCTCTGCCGACCCCACGATATCTTCCGCCAGCGCAAACAGAACACTTCCCGTCCTCCCAGTATGCACGTGGATGACTTTGTGGCGGCAGAGTTTAAGGACATTACGCCGCTTGGGCTTTTGGCCCAAAAACGACTGCCCAAGAGTTCACCCAAACCCCCCACCAGAGGACTGTTCActggcaacagaggcagagcCACCTTCCACAGCCAGACTCGCTTTTTCACTCCACCACAACCTAAAGGGGTCCTGCTAACTGGTAGGTACACACAGAAGAGGCACACATTGAGTCACAGACACTCACTATCAGTCTTGACAATGGAGTTTGACTCAAAAATGTATTGTCAAGATCCACTTCCTGGCTTTTTCCAGGGCTTTCAACCATCTTTCATAAATGTTCTCACCACTCCATCATGATTCAACCATCTATTAGTTGCATACGTGGGTCACATGTTGACCTTCATGAAAACTGAGCAGACCTCATTTACTGATGAAGTTGGTCACATGTGGTTGAAAGCTCTGGATTAAGGTAGCAAGGGGGCCGCAGGTTTTATGTTGAACTTAACATATTTAGACTGAGCAGTATAAAATAGTAGTACTTCTTGACCAGTAGAGGGTGACaaatcttttgtttgtttcgGCAGGTAACTACACTagaagagaaggaggcagagggtCATCATGGAGCGGCCAAGTTCCAGGCATCACTCACAGAGGAACCTACAGCGAACCTCGGGGAGGCCAGGGCAACTTCACACGTGGACCGCTGCCTTCCAGACAGCCCCCAGCAAGTATGACATGCAGATATGCGCACACGTGTCATGATGTTGTTGTAGGAATTTCTAAACACTGAGCTGAAAATGTTGTCTCTGTTTCTTCCAGGTGCGTATCGCCTGGCTCCTCGGGACCGAGCTCCGCGAGGCAGAGGAGGCACCGGCCTGTCGTGGCttagtggaggtggaggtggcggCAGtgccggaggaggaggcgggggagGCGGAGGGGGGAGAGGATCTCAGGGGAGCAAGTTtagtggcggcggcggcggcggagggaGCGGAGGTGGGAGGGGCAGGCACGTTCGCTCCTTCACCAGGTAAATTCACCTGGGCAATGACTGCAGCCTTTCGTGGCAACAAATGGACCAATCAGGATATGTTGTATactgtctccatggaaacatgGTGGGATGATGTTGTCACAATGACGTACAGactgtgttgatgttttatgttttgttatgagTTGTGTTGAGAGAATAAAGGTGATCGTAAATGAGTTTTCCATTCTTATTACCCCTATGCTTATTAAATTGTGAAACTATTGCAGAGGATTACGTGATCTACAACATTATTTCAACctaaaatgtcctttttcttGACCGATGTCAGAACATCCAGGACaatatttgtgtgttggtgtatCATCAAAACTCAGCAGGTTTTCACAACAAACTGTGCAGTAGAATATGAACGCTACGCTAGCGGCCCTCCAAGAGTTGCTTTGTAGAACTTTTTCTCTGTAGTCTGAAACCCTAGAAacaattttcttatttttattcatctttttttaatacattttagtttacactttttttttatgaagccAGTATTTTAATGGACAAAATATCAGATGGATcaatgatgaagaaaataagaataatttgGTTCTGAGATCAAGAAAACTaacttgatgggaaaaaaatttAGCTGAAACTTGATGAATACAAAAACAAGGGATGTTACAAAATGGTCTGTTTGCAAATATGATGAGGGTGAGCTGAACACAActctacaaaataaatgtttttttcatataaattgGAAATCCACAGATTTGACAGATGTAAAATTACACATAAAAAGACCTGCCCTTAAAATGCAATGTGGTTCAGTTCACAGCATAACAATGTCTTTCAATTCTAATCTACACCCgcatttgatttaaaaaaacaaacatctaaaagtCATCATACCAGATGGCTACATAACTTCCTGTGCTCTTTAGTACAGTGCATGTAATTGCATCCAAATTGTTGCCAAAATATTTCtcttataaaataaaaataattcctcTTATCAGATCTGGCTCAGTCCAGTCTCCTCAGATCACAGTCACCTCCCGGTTCTTCCTCTTGATGCAGTCCAGAGTCAGACTCCGGGTACCACCCTTGCGCCCCCCCTCACCCAGCTGCGGGGATGGTGGTGGACCTGACCCATTCATCGCCTGAGCCGAATACAGAGACAGACTGGAGGAATGTAAGGACGCCTTCCTCTGCAGGTGTCTAGTCGCGTCAGAGTGTAGCTCCCACCCGGGTGTCGGCTGCGCCCCCTGATGCTGCTCTCTGGCTGTCTGGTCGACCGGATGCTGAGTCTTGATGGGCTGCAGGTCTCTCAGGAGCTCCAGCAGctctctcttctccagctcTGCCTCGGCCTGCTCCTGTCGCCTCAGACGCTCTGCTCCCAACAGGGCTCGCATGTCACACATCACACGGGACAACTGATCCTGGAGGGAGAGGATTACTCAGTATGCACCAACATGCAGCTATGAAGAACTTTCACTTTGAAGCATGAATATAGTTCTCATGTTTTGACTGTAAAAGCTCATTGTGAGGAAAGTAAATATCTCTCTGAAATGCTGTATAGTTGTGTCAAtgtataaatattcaataatgtGCCATTACatcaaacatttgattcagcaaatgtactttgtcttttctcattttaaaaactgaggaGTTACCTTGAGCTCCTCCACCTCGTTCTTCAGCTGGGACTCTTTCTGCACCATGTGTCTCCTCTGTGAGTCCAAGCGAGACTCCATCTCTCGTCGCACCTCCTCCAACTTACACAGCATCTCCGCCCTTCAGCAAACATTCAACAAGGCCAGAGTTATGATGTGCAGAGCTATTCCAGCTCTGTGCGACGAGTACCAAGACGCACCTGAGCAGCTCCACCTCTGTGCGCAGCTCtgccacacagttgtgttgtgacTGATCGGTGGAGAGAAGTGTGTGACCACAGCCGTTGGGACACTCTCTGCTGCAGAAGTTACATTCTGACAAGTGGGCCTCCAAACCTCGCCTCTCTATCTGCACGGGAcaacctgagaggagagaggcccCGTGAGACAACATTATACAAAAAGGAAACTGGGTTTAGAGAGAGCAGCACCACAATATCGATCAAGTCGAAATGTCTCTCGACTTGAATAAAACAACCAAATCTCAAAGACTGATCTGATGTGATGCACAGGTCCAATGTGAAGATGCAACTTCAAACTCCACGTGAATGGAACATGCTGCGGATTTTGTAGAATCATAATAATTCACTCTTCTGTAATTCTTTCGAGGAAAAATTACTAAAATGTGCATATGAAggtagttttttatttttattttacaacattttacacatgcacCTGCACACATACATGTGTAAAATCCAAAAGGCAGCATAGCCTGCACTCTCACAATATTCTACCAATGCTTATCCCCAGAGTTAGAACAGAACTTGGCCAAAAGGCCTTTTAATACGGTGCCCTCTCTTTCTAGAGTAATATACAGAAGGATCTGAAATTGCTTGTTACTATGGGGACATTTAAATCTATTTGAAAATAGCTTTTAATGTCACTGTGGATGCTGttgaaattattatatatttatgctCTAATTATTTTAATGCATCGTTATGATGCAAATGTAATGATGATCACATCTTAGACATTGACATTGAATATCAGGCTGAATCTAATGTTAAATAATATGTTGCTGTTGGTGTCTGTTGTATTTCACAGCAAAAGGTCACacagcatgcacacactctgTCACGATACCTACCACACCGGTAACATATGTATTCTCCACCTGCCAATGACAGGTCACAGTCACAATGTGAGCACATTCTTGTTTATACTACGAATACACACCAAACTTGTAAAACGCTCATTAAAGAATGATGGGAAGTCGACCCTCGCtgcactgtgtgtctgtgtctgtgtgtgtttgtgagagagagaggtctgtGCTGTGCAGCTTTGAGTCCTGAACCAGTCCCACTGGTGCACTAGTTTGTGGAGTAGCCATGACAACAAGACTCACCTGTTGCTCACCCCCCACACTCAGGTGTCACATTACTTTTGTGCAATTGAATCTTACGACTAGGAT
Above is a genomic segment from Hippoglossus stenolepis isolate QCI-W04-F060 chromosome 8, HSTE1.2, whole genome shotgun sequence containing:
- the rnf41l gene encoding RING finger protein 151 isoform X1, coding for MGYDLERFVGYVNEGLLCCVCRDVLERPLQAPCEHAYCSACISSWLVHHHSCPEDRQPLDVGTLKPLYRYMRNDLSRLQIRCVNAAQGCDVVCSLEGLHTHEDECEFAFISCSNTGCPVQIERRGLEAHLSECNFCSRECPNGCGHTLLSTDQSQHNCVAELRTEVELLRAEMLCKLEEVRREMESRLDSQRRHMVQKESQLKNEVEELKDQLSRVMCDMRALLGAERLRRQEQAEAELEKRELLELLRDLQPIKTQHPVDQTAREQHQGAQPTPGWELHSDATRHLQRKASLHSSSLSLYSAQAMNGSGPPPSPQLGEGGRKGGTRSLTLDCIKRKNREVTVI
- the rnf41l gene encoding RING finger protein 151 isoform X2, with the protein product MGYDLERFVGYVNEGLLCCVCRDVLERPLQAPCEHAYCSACISSWLVHHHSCPEDRQPLDVGTLKPLYRYMRNDLSRLQIRCVNAAQGCDVVCSLEGLHTHEDECCPVQIERRGLEAHLSECNFCSRECPNGCGHTLLSTDQSQHNCVAELRTEVELLRAEMLCKLEEVRREMESRLDSQRRHMVQKESQLKNEVEELKDQLSRVMCDMRALLGAERLRRQEQAEAELEKRELLELLRDLQPIKTQHPVDQTAREQHQGAQPTPGWELHSDATRHLQRKASLHSSSLSLYSAQAMNGSGPPPSPQLGEGGRKGGTRSLTLDCIKRKNREVTVI